In a genomic window of Streptomyces roseoviridis:
- a CDS encoding SACE_7040 family transcriptional regulator — translation MTTTPTPTGRTDAPTRREQILKEAARLFAERGFHGVGVDEIGAAVGISGPGLYRHFPGKDAMLAELLVGISERLLDGGRLRVAESDGDPRALLGSLIDGHIDFALDDRPLITLHDRELDRLKDEDRKRVRQLQRQYVELWVAVVRELYPDAGEPQVRAAVHAVFGLLNSTPHLGAPLGRPGLEDLLRDLAHGALGALGAVRA, via the coding sequence ATGACCACCACTCCCACCCCGACCGGCCGCACCGACGCCCCGACGCGACGCGAGCAGATCCTCAAGGAGGCCGCCCGCCTGTTCGCCGAGCGCGGCTTCCACGGGGTGGGCGTGGACGAGATAGGAGCCGCCGTCGGCATCAGCGGCCCCGGGCTCTACCGCCACTTCCCCGGCAAGGACGCCATGCTCGCCGAGCTGCTCGTCGGCATCAGCGAACGGCTCCTCGACGGCGGCCGGCTGCGCGTCGCCGAGTCGGACGGGGACCCGCGCGCCCTGCTCGGCTCCCTCATCGACGGCCACATCGACTTCGCCCTCGACGACCGGCCCCTGATCACCCTCCACGACCGCGAGCTCGACCGCCTCAAGGACGAGGACCGCAAGCGGGTCCGGCAGCTCCAGCGCCAGTACGTCGAACTGTGGGTCGCCGTCGTCCGCGAGCTGTACCCCGACGCCGGGGAACCCCAGGTCCGCGCCGCCGTCCACGCCGTCTTCGGCCTCCTCAACTCCACCCCCCACCTGGGCGCCCCCCTCGGCCGCCCCGGACTGGAGGACCTCCTGCGCGACCTCGCCCACGGCGCGCTCGGAGCCCTGGGCGCCGTCCGGGCCTGA
- a CDS encoding hydroxymethylglutaryl-CoA lyase → MSTGLPMTVADPALPARVRIHEVGARDGLQNEKTAVPTEVKAEFVRRLADAGLSTIEATSFVHPKWVPQLADAEELFPQVRDLPVRLPVLVPNERGLDRALALGAREVAVFASATESFAKANLNRTVDEALAMFAPTVTRAIEAGLKVRGYLSMCFGDPWEGAVPIEQVVRVTKALADMGCDELSLGDTIGVATPGHVQALLTALNEAGVPTSRIAVHFHDTYGQALANTLAALRHGVTTVDASAGGLGGCPYAKSATGNLATEDLVWMLDGLGIETGVDLAKLTATSAWMAEHLGRPSPSRTVRALSHKE, encoded by the coding sequence ATGAGCACCGGTCTGCCGATGACCGTGGCCGACCCGGCGCTGCCCGCCCGGGTCCGGATCCACGAGGTCGGGGCCCGGGACGGGCTGCAGAACGAGAAGACGGCCGTCCCGACCGAGGTGAAGGCGGAGTTCGTCCGGCGGCTCGCCGACGCGGGCCTGTCCACGATCGAGGCGACCAGCTTCGTGCACCCGAAGTGGGTGCCCCAACTGGCCGACGCCGAGGAGCTGTTCCCGCAGGTCCGGGACCTGCCCGTGCGGCTTCCGGTGCTCGTGCCCAACGAGCGGGGGCTCGACCGGGCCCTCGCCCTCGGCGCCCGGGAGGTCGCCGTCTTCGCCTCCGCCACGGAGTCCTTCGCCAAGGCGAACCTCAACCGGACGGTCGACGAGGCGCTCGCGATGTTCGCGCCGACCGTCACCCGCGCCATAGAGGCCGGTCTCAAGGTCCGCGGCTACCTGTCGATGTGCTTCGGCGACCCCTGGGAAGGCGCCGTCCCGATCGAGCAGGTCGTCCGCGTCACCAAGGCGCTCGCCGACATGGGCTGCGACGAGCTCAGCCTCGGCGACACGATCGGCGTCGCCACGCCCGGCCACGTCCAGGCGCTGCTCACGGCCCTGAACGAGGCCGGCGTGCCCACCTCCCGTATCGCCGTGCACTTCCACGACACCTACGGGCAGGCCCTCGCCAACACGCTCGCCGCGCTGCGGCACGGCGTCACCACGGTCGACGCGTCGGCGGGCGGCCTCGGCGGCTGCCCGTACGCCAAGAGCGCGACCGGCAATCTCGCCACCGAGGACCTCGTGTGGATGCTCGACGGTCTCGGCATCGAGACCGGGGTCGACCTGGCCAAGCTCACCGCCACGAGCGCGTGGATGGCCGAACACCTGGGCAGGCCCAGCCCTTCCCGTACCGTCCGCGCCCTCTCCCACAAGGAGTGA
- a CDS encoding biotin carboxylase N-terminal domain-containing protein, with protein MFDTVLVANRGEIAVRVIRTLRELGVRSVAVYSDADADARHVREADTAVRIGPAPASESYLSVPALLEAAARTGAQAVHPGYGFLAENAGFARACADAGLVFIGPSAEAISLMGDKIRAKETVKAAGVPVVPGAADPELEAAAKELGAPVLLKPSAGGGGKGMRLVRDLSVLTDEIAAARREARSSFGDDTLLVERWIDRPRHIEIQVLADAHGNVVHLGERECSLQRRHQKIIEEAPSVLLDAEIRAAMGAAAVEAARSCGYVGAGTVEFIVPGGDPSSYYFMEMNTRLQVEHPVTELITGLDLVEWQLRVAAGEPLSFTQEDVRLDGWAIEARICAEDPARGFLPSGGTVLALREPRGEGVRTDSGLSEGTEVSSLYDPMLSKVIVHAPDRPTALRKLRAALGELVTLGVPTNAGFLRRLLAHPDVVSGDLDTGLVERDAESLAVSGVPEEVYAAAAAVRLADLAPAPRGGWTDPFSVPSGWRLGGAPTPPAFPLRVPGLEPVTRSAPPGARVTERSVTVTVDGVTHHFHRAADWVGRDGDSWHVLDHDPVAAALSGARHGGADTLAAPMPGTVTVVKVAVGDEVEAGQSLLVVEAMKMEHVISAPHAGTVTELDVTPGTTVAMDQVLAVVTPRDEEDA; from the coding sequence ATGTTCGACACCGTCCTCGTGGCCAACCGGGGCGAGATCGCCGTCCGCGTCATCCGCACGCTGCGGGAGCTGGGCGTGCGCTCGGTGGCCGTGTACAGCGACGCCGACGCCGACGCCCGCCACGTGCGGGAGGCGGACACGGCCGTACGGATCGGGCCCGCGCCGGCCTCCGAGTCGTACCTCTCCGTGCCCGCCCTGCTGGAGGCGGCCGCCCGCACCGGCGCGCAGGCCGTGCACCCCGGCTACGGCTTCCTCGCCGAGAACGCGGGCTTCGCCCGGGCCTGCGCGGACGCCGGCCTCGTCTTCATCGGTCCGTCCGCCGAGGCGATCTCCCTGATGGGCGACAAGATCCGGGCGAAGGAGACCGTCAAGGCGGCCGGCGTCCCGGTCGTCCCGGGCGCCGCCGATCCGGAACTGGAGGCGGCGGCGAAGGAGCTGGGCGCCCCGGTGCTGCTCAAGCCCTCGGCGGGCGGCGGCGGCAAGGGCATGCGCCTGGTGCGGGACCTCTCCGTCCTGACGGACGAGATCGCCGCGGCCCGGCGCGAGGCCCGCTCCTCCTTCGGCGACGACACCCTGCTCGTGGAGCGGTGGATCGACCGCCCCCGGCACATCGAGATCCAGGTCCTCGCCGACGCACACGGCAACGTGGTGCACCTCGGCGAGCGCGAGTGCTCGCTCCAGCGCCGCCACCAGAAGATCATCGAGGAGGCGCCGAGCGTCCTGCTGGACGCGGAGATCCGCGCCGCGATGGGCGCGGCGGCGGTCGAGGCGGCGCGCTCGTGCGGCTATGTCGGCGCGGGCACGGTCGAGTTCATCGTCCCGGGCGGCGACCCGTCCTCGTACTACTTCATGGAGATGAACACCCGCCTCCAGGTCGAGCACCCGGTCACCGAGCTGATCACGGGCCTGGACCTGGTGGAGTGGCAGCTGCGGGTCGCGGCCGGCGAGCCGCTGTCCTTCACCCAGGAGGACGTCCGGCTGGACGGCTGGGCGATCGAGGCCCGCATCTGCGCGGAGGACCCGGCGCGCGGCTTCCTGCCGTCCGGCGGCACGGTGCTCGCGCTGCGCGAGCCGCGGGGCGAGGGCGTACGGACCGACTCGGGCCTCTCGGAGGGCACGGAGGTCTCGTCCCTCTACGACCCGATGCTGTCGAAGGTCATCGTCCACGCGCCCGACCGCCCCACCGCCCTGCGCAAGCTCCGCGCGGCCCTCGGGGAGCTGGTCACCCTCGGCGTCCCGACCAACGCGGGCTTCCTGCGCCGTCTGCTCGCCCATCCGGACGTCGTCTCCGGCGACCTGGACACGGGGCTCGTGGAGCGGGACGCGGAGAGCCTGGCCGTCTCCGGCGTGCCGGAGGAGGTGTACGCGGCGGCGGCGGCCGTACGGCTCGCGGACCTGGCCCCGGCCCCCCGCGGCGGCTGGACCGACCCGTTCTCGGTGCCGAGCGGGTGGCGCCTCGGCGGCGCACCCACCCCGCCGGCGTTCCCGCTGCGCGTACCGGGACTGGAACCCGTCACCCGGTCCGCTCCCCCGGGCGCGCGGGTGACGGAGCGGTCCGTCACCGTGACCGTCGACGGGGTCACGCACCACTTCCACCGGGCCGCCGACTGGGTGGGCCGGGACGGCGACTCCTGGCACGTCCTGGACCACGACCCGGTCGCCGCCGCGCTCTCCGGCGCCCGGCACGGCGGGGCCGACACGCTCGCCGCGCCGATGCCCGGGACCGTCACGGTCGTCAAGGTCGCGGTCGGGGACGAGGTCGAGGCCGGACAGAGCCTGCTGGTGGTCGAGGCGATGAAGATGGAACACGTCATCTCCGCCCCGCACGCCGGCACCGTCACCGAGCTGGACGTCACGCCCGGCACGACCGTCGCCATGGACCAGGTCCTGGCCGTGGTGACGCCCCGCGACGAGGAGGACGCATGA
- a CDS encoding phosphatase: MPILSRAALVEHLLRTRIAGDVATPRDNNLSHYRKLANGDRHYWLGLEFGDRWNDEQDVLAVMAERCGVVDDPAHRTGQDTIDPELTVDALDRMAARLRKAAAGKERVLFATGHPGALIDAHSRVAAALRTKGCEIVRIPGGLTADEGYVVQFADVAVFERGATLWHTHSPEPMNAILDALRSLGEPAPDLVVADHGWAGRAAQRGIDSVGYADCNDPALFLAEAEGTMQVTVPLDDHVLDPRSYEPLTAYLLDAAGLLD, translated from the coding sequence ATGCCGATACTCAGCCGCGCCGCACTCGTCGAGCACCTGCTCCGGACCCGTATCGCCGGGGACGTCGCCACGCCCCGCGACAACAACCTCAGCCACTACCGGAAGCTCGCCAACGGCGACCGGCACTACTGGCTCGGCCTGGAGTTCGGCGACCGGTGGAACGACGAGCAGGACGTGCTCGCCGTGATGGCCGAGCGCTGCGGAGTCGTCGACGACCCCGCCCACCGCACCGGACAGGACACCATCGACCCCGAGCTGACCGTCGACGCCCTCGACCGCATGGCCGCCCGGCTGCGCAAGGCCGCCGCCGGCAAGGAGCGCGTGCTCTTCGCGACCGGCCACCCCGGCGCCCTGATCGACGCGCACAGCAGGGTCGCGGCCGCGCTGCGGACCAAGGGCTGCGAGATCGTCCGCATCCCCGGCGGGCTCACCGCCGACGAGGGGTACGTGGTGCAGTTCGCCGACGTCGCCGTGTTCGAGCGGGGGGCCACCCTGTGGCACACCCACTCCCCGGAGCCCATGAACGCGATCCTGGACGCCCTGCGGTCCCTCGGCGAACCCGCGCCGGACCTCGTCGTCGCCGACCACGGCTGGGCCGGGCGCGCCGCCCAGCGCGGCATCGACTCCGTCGGCTACGCCGACTGCAACGACCCCGCGCTGTTCCTCGCGGAGGCCGAGGGCACCATGCAGGTCACCGTCCCGCTCGACGACCACGTCCTGGACCCGCGCTCCTACGAGCCGCTGACGGCGTACCTGCTGGACGCGGCGGGCCTGCTGGACTGA
- a CDS encoding acyl-CoA dehydrogenase family protein codes for MSLDHRLSEEHEELRRTVEEFAHDVVAPKIGDYYERHEFPYEIVAEMGRMGLFGLPFPEEYGGMGGDYLALGIALEELARVDSSVAITLEAGVSLGAMPVYRFGTEEQKRAWLPKLCSGEMLGAFGLTEPGAGSDAGGTRTTAVRDGDHWVINGSKCFITNSGTDITGLVTVTAVTGRKPDGRPLISSIIVPSGTPGFTVAAPYSKVGWNASDTRELSFDDVRVPVENLLGEEGRGYAQFLRILDEGRVAIAALATGLAQGCVDESVKYAKERHAFGRPIADNQAIQFKIADMETRAHMARIGWRDAASRLVLGEPFKKEAAIAKLYSSTVAVDNAREATQIHGGYGFMNEYPVARMWRDSKILEIGEGTSEVQRMLIARELGLGG; via the coding sequence ATGTCCCTCGACCACCGGCTCTCCGAAGAGCACGAGGAACTCCGCCGCACCGTCGAGGAGTTCGCCCACGACGTCGTGGCGCCGAAGATCGGCGACTACTACGAGCGGCACGAGTTCCCGTACGAGATCGTCGCCGAGATGGGCCGCATGGGCCTGTTCGGCCTGCCGTTCCCCGAGGAGTACGGCGGCATGGGCGGTGACTACCTGGCGCTCGGCATCGCCCTGGAGGAGCTGGCCCGGGTCGACTCCTCGGTGGCCATCACGCTGGAGGCGGGCGTCTCGCTGGGCGCGATGCCGGTCTACCGCTTCGGCACGGAGGAGCAGAAGCGCGCCTGGCTGCCGAAGCTGTGCTCGGGCGAGATGCTGGGCGCGTTCGGGCTGACCGAGCCGGGCGCGGGCTCGGACGCGGGCGGCACCCGCACCACCGCCGTCCGGGACGGCGACCACTGGGTGATCAACGGCTCCAAGTGCTTCATCACCAACTCCGGTACGGACATCACGGGCCTGGTGACGGTCACGGCGGTCACCGGCCGCAAGCCGGACGGCAGGCCGCTGATCTCCTCGATCATCGTCCCGTCCGGCACGCCCGGCTTCACGGTCGCGGCGCCGTACTCGAAGGTGGGCTGGAACGCCTCGGACACGCGTGAGCTGTCCTTCGACGACGTGCGGGTCCCGGTGGAGAACCTGCTCGGCGAGGAGGGCCGCGGCTACGCGCAGTTCCTGCGGATCCTGGACGAGGGCCGGGTCGCGATCGCGGCGCTCGCGACGGGCCTCGCGCAGGGCTGTGTGGACGAGTCGGTGAAGTACGCGAAGGAACGCCACGCCTTCGGCCGTCCGATCGCCGACAACCAGGCCATCCAGTTCAAGATCGCCGACATGGAGACGCGCGCCCACATGGCCCGCATCGGCTGGCGCGACGCGGCCTCCCGGCTGGTCCTCGGCGAGCCGTTCAAGAAGGAGGCGGCCATCGCGAAGCTGTACTCCTCGACGGTGGCCGTCGACAACGCCCGCGAGGCCACCCAGATTCACGGCGGCTACGGCTTCATGAACGAGTACCCGGTGGCCCGCATGTGGCGCGACTCCAAGATCCTGGAGATCGGCGAGGGCACGAGCGAGGTGCAGCGGATGCTGATCGCGCGGGAGCTGGGGCTGGGCGGCTGA
- a CDS encoding acyl-CoA thioesterase II — translation MPDPHTALDDLLALLDLERIERDIFRGESRSALVPRVFGGQVAAQALVAAGRTVPGDRLAHSLHAYFLRPGDPGAPIVYTVDRIRDGRSFTTRRVVAVQHGQPVFHLSASFQTYEEGLEHQAEMPPAPDPESLPTADEMLPRHLPREVADRLIEARAAVDLRYADAPPWGSVGEPREPRSQVWFRTNGKLADDPLLHVVLATYVSDMTLLDSVLLAHGRGGWAVGDVVGASLDHAMWFHRPFRADEWLLYDQESPTSSGGRGLGQARIYTQDGHLAISVIQEGVVRVPR, via the coding sequence GTGCCCGACCCGCACACGGCTCTTGATGACCTGCTCGCTCTGCTCGACCTGGAGCGGATCGAGCGGGACATCTTCCGGGGCGAGTCCCGCTCCGCGCTCGTCCCCCGCGTCTTCGGCGGCCAGGTGGCCGCCCAGGCGCTGGTGGCGGCGGGGCGGACCGTCCCCGGCGACCGGCTCGCCCACTCCCTGCACGCGTACTTCCTGCGCCCCGGGGACCCGGGCGCGCCGATCGTGTACACGGTCGACCGCATCCGCGACGGCCGTTCCTTCACCACCCGCCGGGTGGTCGCGGTCCAGCACGGCCAGCCGGTCTTCCACCTGTCGGCGTCCTTCCAGACGTACGAGGAGGGCCTGGAGCACCAGGCGGAGATGCCGCCCGCGCCCGACCCGGAGTCGCTGCCGACGGCCGACGAGATGCTGCCCCGGCACCTGCCCCGCGAGGTCGCGGACCGGCTGATCGAGGCGCGTGCCGCCGTCGACCTGCGCTATGCCGACGCCCCGCCGTGGGGCTCGGTCGGCGAGCCGCGCGAGCCGCGCTCCCAGGTCTGGTTCCGCACCAACGGCAAGCTGGCCGACGACCCGCTGCTGCACGTGGTCCTCGCCACCTACGTCTCCGACATGACGCTGCTCGACTCGGTCCTGCTGGCGCACGGGCGGGGCGGCTGGGCGGTCGGCGACGTCGTCGGCGCCTCCCTCGACCACGCGATGTGGTTCCACCGCCCCTTCCGGGCGGACGAATGGCTCCTCTACGACCAGGAGTCGCCCACCTCGTCCGGCGGGCGCGGTCTCGGCCAGGCCCGGATCTACACCCAGGACGGGCACCTGGCGATCTCCGTCATCCAGGAGGGTGTCGTTCGCGTTCCGCGCTGA
- a CDS encoding cation diffusion facilitator family transporter, with protein MADSGKHGGNGQSGESAFTVIVAAAANLGIAAAKAVAGVISGSSAMLSEAAHSVADTVTEVMLLTALRRSGKPADEDHPLGHGGERYVWAMLAAVATFVGGAVFSVYDGVHTLTHGEELGDPLVSYVVLGVAFVLEGFSLRTAVRQVRAEAERVRAPFARYLRLTPDTTVKAVVMEDSAALAGLMLAAGGLLGGQLTGSGVWDGVASILIGVLLAYVAWVLGRSNAELLVGRPLPRAMRAAVREELLAVEQVVGVLDLTTLIQGPEEVLVAAKVDFRDVATAAEIERACEEAEHRLRARFPSVRRVYLDPTPGRA; from the coding sequence ATGGCGGACAGCGGGAAGCACGGCGGGAACGGCCAGAGCGGTGAGAGCGCCTTCACCGTGATCGTGGCCGCGGCGGCGAACCTCGGGATCGCCGCCGCCAAGGCCGTGGCGGGCGTGATCTCCGGATCGAGCGCGATGCTCTCCGAGGCGGCGCACTCGGTCGCCGACACGGTCACCGAGGTCATGCTGCTCACGGCGCTCCGGCGGAGCGGGAAGCCCGCCGACGAGGACCATCCGCTCGGCCACGGCGGCGAGCGCTACGTCTGGGCGATGCTCGCGGCCGTCGCCACCTTCGTCGGCGGCGCGGTGTTCTCCGTGTACGACGGCGTCCACACCCTCACCCACGGCGAGGAGCTGGGCGACCCCCTCGTCTCGTACGTGGTGCTCGGCGTCGCCTTCGTCCTGGAGGGCTTCAGCCTGCGGACCGCCGTCCGGCAGGTGAGGGCGGAGGCGGAGCGCGTGCGGGCCCCCTTCGCCCGCTATCTGCGCCTGACGCCGGACACCACGGTCAAGGCGGTGGTCATGGAGGACTCCGCGGCCCTCGCCGGACTGATGCTCGCGGCCGGCGGCCTGCTCGGCGGGCAGCTCACCGGCTCGGGCGTCTGGGACGGCGTCGCCTCGATCCTGATCGGGGTGCTGCTCGCGTACGTGGCGTGGGTGCTCGGCCGCTCCAACGCGGAGCTGCTCGTGGGCCGCCCGCTGCCGCGCGCGATGCGGGCGGCGGTCCGCGAGGAGCTGCTCGCGGTGGAGCAGGTGGTGGGCGTCCTGGACCTGACGACGCTGATCCAGGGCCCGGAGGAGGTCCTGGTGGCGGCGAAGGTCGACTTCCGGGACGTGGCGACGGCCGCCGAGATCGAACGGGCCTGCGAGGAGGCGGAGCACCGCCTCCGCGCCCGCTTCCCCTCCGTCCGCCGGGTCTACCTGGACCCGACCCCGGGCCGGGCTTGA
- a CDS encoding carboxyl transferase domain-containing protein, producing the protein MQQAPVLTSAADPASAAWQANEAAHHELAATLRAKLAEAALGGGEKARARHTARGKLLPRDRVDTLLDPGSPFLELAPLAAHGMYGDQAPAAGVIAGIGRVGGRECVIVANDATVKGGTYYPMTVKKHLRAQEVALENRLPCLYLVDSGGAFLPMQDEVFPDREHFGRIFYNQARMSGAGIPQIAAVLGSCTAGGAYVPAMSDEAVIVRGQGTIFLGGPPLVKAATGEVVTAEELGGGEVHSRISGVTDHLAEDDAHALRIVRNIVATLPERGPLPWSVEPVEEPKVDPYGLYGAVPVDSRTPYDVREVIARVVDGSRFQEFKAEYGQTLVTGFARIHGHPVGIVANNGILFAESAQKGAHFIELCDQRGIPLVFLQNITGFMVGKAYEHGGIAKHGAKMVTAVATTRVPKLTVVVGGSFGAGNYSMCGRAYSPRFLWMWPNAKISVMGGEQAASVLATVKRDQLGDAWSAEEEEAFKAPIREQYETQGSAYYATARLWDDGVIDPLDTRQVLGLALTACANAPLGDPQFGVFRM; encoded by the coding sequence ATGCAGCAGGCACCTGTGCTGACGAGCGCGGCGGACCCCGCGTCCGCGGCCTGGCAGGCCAATGAGGCGGCCCATCACGAGCTGGCGGCGACCCTGCGCGCCAAGCTCGCCGAGGCCGCCCTCGGCGGTGGGGAGAAGGCCCGCGCCCGGCACACCGCGCGCGGCAAGCTGCTGCCGCGCGACCGCGTGGACACGCTGCTCGACCCCGGTTCGCCGTTCCTGGAGCTGGCCCCGCTCGCGGCGCACGGCATGTACGGCGACCAGGCCCCGGCGGCCGGCGTGATCGCGGGCATCGGCCGGGTCGGCGGACGCGAGTGCGTGATCGTCGCGAACGACGCCACGGTCAAGGGCGGCACGTACTACCCGATGACGGTCAAGAAGCACCTGCGGGCCCAGGAGGTGGCACTGGAGAATCGTCTCCCCTGCCTGTACCTGGTCGACTCGGGCGGCGCCTTCCTGCCGATGCAGGACGAGGTGTTCCCCGACCGGGAGCACTTCGGCCGGATCTTCTACAACCAGGCCCGGATGTCGGGCGCCGGCATCCCGCAGATCGCGGCGGTCCTCGGCTCCTGCACGGCGGGCGGCGCCTACGTTCCGGCGATGAGCGACGAGGCCGTGATCGTCCGGGGACAGGGCACGATCTTCCTGGGCGGCCCGCCGCTGGTGAAGGCGGCGACCGGCGAGGTCGTGACGGCGGAGGAGCTCGGCGGCGGCGAGGTCCACTCCCGGATCTCCGGCGTCACCGACCACCTCGCGGAAGACGACGCCCACGCCCTGCGCATCGTGCGGAACATCGTCGCGACCCTGCCCGAGCGCGGCCCGCTGCCGTGGTCGGTGGAGCCCGTCGAGGAGCCGAAGGTCGACCCGTACGGGCTGTACGGCGCCGTCCCGGTGGACTCCCGCACCCCCTACGACGTGCGCGAGGTCATCGCCCGCGTGGTGGACGGCTCGCGCTTCCAGGAGTTCAAGGCCGAGTACGGGCAGACGCTGGTCACCGGCTTCGCCCGGATCCACGGCCACCCGGTCGGCATCGTCGCCAACAACGGCATCCTGTTCGCCGAGTCGGCCCAGAAGGGCGCGCACTTCATCGAGCTGTGCGACCAGCGCGGCATCCCGCTGGTCTTCCTGCAGAACATCACCGGCTTCATGGTCGGCAAGGCGTACGAGCACGGCGGCATCGCCAAGCACGGCGCCAAGATGGTGACGGCGGTGGCCACCACGCGCGTGCCGAAGCTGACGGTCGTCGTCGGCGGCTCCTTCGGCGCCGGCAACTACTCGATGTGCGGCCGGGCCTACTCGCCGCGCTTCCTGTGGATGTGGCCCAACGCCAAGATCTCGGTGATGGGTGGCGAGCAGGCCGCCTCCGTCCTCGCCACCGTCAAGCGCGACCAGCTCGGCGACGCGTGGAGCGCCGAGGAGGAAGAGGCCTTCAAGGCCCCGATCCGCGAGCAGTACGAGACGCAGGGCAGCGCCTACTACGCGACCGCCCGGCTGTGGGACGACGGCGTGATCGACCCGCTGGACACCCGGCAGGTCCTCGGTCTGGCCCTGACCGCCTGTGCCAACGCGCCCCTGGGTGACCCCCAGTTCGGCGTCTTCCGGATGTGA
- a CDS encoding DUF397 domain-containing protein: MRYEPATLAWRSSSYSSGNGQCVEVSDGVPGAVPVRDSKTAAGPHLVFGADAWASFVGTLKDRGLK; this comes from the coding sequence ATGCGGTACGAGCCGGCCACGCTCGCGTGGCGCAGCAGCAGTTACAGCAGTGGGAACGGGCAGTGCGTCGAGGTCTCGGACGGCGTTCCGGGCGCCGTGCCGGTGCGGGACAGCAAGACGGCCGCAGGGCCCCACCTGGTCTTCGGGGCGGACGCCTGGGCGTCGTTCGTCGGCACGCTGAAGGACCGCGGCCTGAAGTGA
- a CDS encoding helix-turn-helix transcriptional regulator has product MPDKRPRPPTVRLRRLAAELRKLRALAGLTREDVTERTGINAATLYRIERSRARPQKRTLVSLLDLYQADDRQRADLLALQSGSNDQGWLRPYHSELPEEYASYIGFEAEARTVRNYESLFIPGLAQTEPYAHEVIKGVLPTASQKQIEQRVQARMERQAVLTKDRPLQLWAIVDEAALRRRVGGPQVMREQVRHLLRLASEPNVTFQVIPFEKGAHAGMTGSFVHMDFPDADDPELVYLDTPAGDLFLESEAELRRYKSMFEHLQAVALGPNDSADLLTRLAEGRE; this is encoded by the coding sequence ATGCCGGACAAGCGCCCGCGCCCACCGACCGTCCGACTGCGCAGGCTCGCCGCCGAGTTGAGGAAGCTCCGTGCATTGGCAGGGCTCACCCGCGAAGACGTGACGGAGCGGACCGGGATCAACGCGGCGACGCTCTATCGCATCGAGCGTTCGCGTGCGCGGCCGCAGAAGCGCACTCTGGTGAGCCTGTTGGACCTGTATCAGGCCGACGACCGGCAGCGCGCGGACCTGTTGGCGCTCCAGAGCGGTTCGAACGATCAGGGCTGGCTGCGGCCGTACCACTCGGAGCTCCCCGAGGAGTACGCCTCGTACATCGGGTTCGAGGCCGAAGCGCGGACGGTCCGAAACTACGAGTCGCTGTTCATTCCCGGGCTCGCCCAGACCGAGCCCTACGCCCACGAGGTGATCAAGGGCGTTCTGCCGACGGCCAGTCAGAAACAGATCGAGCAACGCGTCCAGGCTCGCATGGAACGGCAGGCCGTCCTCACGAAGGACCGACCGCTACAGCTGTGGGCCATCGTGGACGAGGCCGCCCTGAGACGCAGGGTGGGCGGTCCGCAGGTCATGCGGGAACAAGTACGGCACCTGCTGCGACTCGCCTCGGAGCCGAACGTGACGTTCCAGGTGATCCCGTTCGAGAAGGGCGCGCATGCCGGAATGACGGGCAGCTTCGTGCACATGGACTTCCCGGACGCGGACGACCCGGAACTCGTCTACCTGGACACCCCCGCCGGAGACCTCTTCCTGGAGTCGGAGGCGGAGCTCCGACGCTACAAGTCGATGTTCGAGCATCTGCAGGCCGTGGCCCTCGGGCCGAACGACAGTGCGGACCTGCTGACTAGGCTTGCGGAAGGGAGAGAGTGA
- a CDS encoding ATP-binding protein produces the protein MERTYTTPHEREPIVKRWPQGPRSVPLARRALREALDDWGLRDLQDAASLVLSELLTNAVRHGRVPGREIETRFVSNPVGLRIEVHDASEHRPLMALPAPDAGGGWGLPLVDTLSEKWGVCDREGPGKLVWAELTAEPDSGHS, from the coding sequence ATGGAACGGACCTACACCACCCCGCACGAACGCGAACCGATCGTCAAGCGGTGGCCGCAGGGCCCGAGGAGCGTCCCGCTGGCCCGGCGGGCGCTGCGCGAGGCGCTGGACGACTGGGGGTTGCGGGACCTCCAGGACGCGGCGTCGCTCGTGCTCTCGGAGTTGTTGACCAACGCGGTCCGGCACGGCCGGGTGCCGGGACGGGAGATCGAGACGCGCTTCGTCTCGAACCCCGTCGGACTCCGCATCGAGGTGCACGACGCGTCGGAGCATCGGCCCCTGATGGCCCTGCCCGCGCCCGATGCCGGAGGCGGATGGGGACTTCCGCTCGTGGACACGCTCTCGGAGAAGTGGGGCGTCTGCGACCGAGAGGGCCCGGGGAAGCTGGTCTGGGCCGAACTGACCGCTGAACCGGATTCCGGCCACTCCTGA